In the Chryseobacterium sp. MYb264 genome, one interval contains:
- a CDS encoding LptF/LptG family permease, whose translation MLKILDRYIIKTFFGPFFFIFSVLFFIFIVNIIWVQLGQFMGKGLSYWQILKLLFYLGVSVVSLVLPLTILLASIMSFGEFGERYELAAMKAAGISLTRVMLPLLGVTTVLAILLYFFSNNIIPDFQKKAKNMLFNIAQTKPALNFTPGQFLDQLPGYMVKFDKIYGENGENIEGVFVHKKASTYENQQTIVAEKGKFAPAVNKNFLKLVLYNGYIYEDNIKGGDARQKQPDQAIKFDTLVSHFDISELIDQAIEKEQITDDYRFNTYNELNTTISKIKKDNQTFFTTVSSDAINQANPVIGYMDQNKSKAKPKQQVKLDTVKEAKKLEMIYSAHSRLDNLKNTVEGKTTEINQNVKYFSKVIIYQQRIISYSVTCIIFFLIGASLGSIIRKGGMGVPVIIAIVIFIIFYVMNLGIENIAWGGKMDPYLAAWLPNMILFPFGIWMTFKALTDSQLFDAEKYKAFFKPIRKLFVKSEEHKRYQ comes from the coding sequence ATGTTAAAAATACTCGATCGATATATCATAAAAACCTTCTTTGGACCGTTTTTCTTTATATTCAGTGTTTTGTTTTTCATTTTTATTGTAAACATTATCTGGGTTCAATTGGGGCAATTTATGGGAAAGGGATTAAGCTACTGGCAAATCCTAAAACTTCTCTTTTATCTGGGAGTCAGCGTTGTCAGTCTGGTACTGCCCCTTACCATTCTTCTGGCCAGTATCATGTCTTTCGGAGAATTTGGAGAGCGTTATGAACTTGCTGCCATGAAGGCAGCCGGGATATCGCTGACCCGGGTGATGCTTCCACTACTGGGTGTGACTACCGTTTTGGCTATCCTCCTCTATTTCTTTTCCAATAATATCATTCCTGATTTTCAGAAGAAAGCCAAGAATATGCTTTTCAATATCGCCCAAACCAAACCCGCGCTTAACTTTACGCCGGGACAGTTTCTGGATCAGCTTCCGGGATATATGGTAAAATTTGATAAGATCTATGGTGAAAACGGAGAAAATATTGAAGGTGTATTCGTTCATAAAAAAGCAAGTACCTACGAAAATCAACAGACCATTGTTGCTGAAAAAGGAAAATTTGCTCCGGCAGTGAATAAAAACTTTTTAAAACTGGTGTTATACAATGGGTATATCTACGAAGATAATATCAAAGGTGGCGATGCAAGGCAAAAGCAACCCGATCAGGCTATAAAATTTGATACACTCGTTTCCCACTTCGATATTAGTGAACTTATTGATCAGGCTATTGAAAAAGAGCAAATTACGGATGACTATCGTTTTAACACCTACAATGAACTCAATACGACCATTTCAAAAATAAAAAAAGATAACCAGACATTTTTTACGACAGTAAGCAGTGATGCCATTAACCAGGCCAATCCGGTTATTGGTTATATGGATCAGAATAAGTCAAAAGCCAAACCTAAACAACAGGTAAAGCTGGATACCGTAAAAGAGGCTAAAAAGCTGGAAATGATTTATTCTGCACACAGTCGTCTGGACAACCTTAAAAATACAGTAGAGGGAAAAACAACAGAAATTAACCAAAATGTAAAATATTTCAGCAAAGTAATTATCTATCAGCAAAGAATAATATCCTATTCAGTAACCTGTATTATTTTCTTTTTAATTGGAGCCAGTTTGGGATCTATTATCAGAAAAGGAGGGATGGGAGTTCCTGTTATTATTGCCATTGTCATATTCATTATTTTTTATGTTATGAACCTTGGGATCGAAAATATCGCATGGGGTGGAAAAATGGATCCTTATCTCGCAGCATGGCTTCCGAATATGATTTTATTTCCTTTTGGAATATGGATGACCTTCAAAGCACTCACCGACTCTCAGTTGTTTGATGCTGAAAAATACAAAGCATTCTTCAAGCCTATCAGAAAACTATTTGTGAAAAGCGAAGAACATAAAAGATATCAATAA